GCTGCTTGACGGCGGTGGCGATCGCAGATCCTGTGATCCGGCAGGAACGCACGTTAAAACACACAATTATCGACATAATCCTGTTTTGAACGTCCACATAGCTGACACTTTCAACGCCGATGACCTACAAATAAACAGTGTATAATCACTTACTAATAACGGTGTTGATAATTAGTATCGCGTTTCGATTCGTGACTTTGTCGACGGCATGTTTGAATCTTTTTCGGgcaaaatccccccccccccttctcttttGACAGAAAATCAAACGTTTTTGGACGGAGTGGCATCGCTAATGAATGCAATAAACGGATGTCGGCTAACTTTGTGTACTTGTCTAACATTCGCCAAGTCGAACCCACGttgatttaatttcatttcaaaaccgTCTCCAGGAACATGCAGACATACATGTGAGATGTTGGACGTTTAGCAGTTGACATTCTTATTGCAAAGAATTTTCCGGTTTTATTTTAAACGCATAAAGCGCAGGATATTCCATTGAACTGCTGCGTAAATGTAGTTTAATCATAGAACTAATAACTTTTACTGATTCGCTCACATTCATCTCCATAATGAGTTCTGCGTATGACCTCTCatcataaagtgtgtgtgtttcctttaaGTTAAACCGACTGAAATTATGCCTTCGTGGCATATTTCTGTTCTTCCGCTacaagcgtttttttttttttttttttttctttccctttactGTAGAAATACCAAAACAGCCTGAAGTTATTTCCTCTTGACGTGACATACTGGCGTCATGTAAAACCCTGCTTCATTTCTGACCTACTCCCATGAACCCGTGAAGGAGGGGCCGAAGTCGCGGAACGTGTTGCGCTTGTTCCTTATTTTAGAatgaaggaggggaaaaaaagcttaaGTCGTGCTGTgcgttttatctctgtaccagcgTTACTGTGGAGAGgcgtgaattgtttgcccagcacaCCCCTCCCCGCTTTCTCATCGCCCTGCTCACAGAGTCAGGATACTCTTCATACAGAAATCCAACAGTGTACTAAAATCCGTTTGTTCATACAAACAGCGTgtgtttcaaataaacaaaatgcttgacacacattaaataacatCGTATCTGACGTCTTTTggtttgagatgaaattatttaatagtgtgtgtgtgtgtgtgtgtgtgtaacatccCAGAGACTTTGAAAAGCCCACATGCGCCTGTTACTCAATTAAAGCGCCAAAGAGCTAATGTCTGCTGTCTGCAGTGCTAATGTGGAGACTGCAGTGCTTTGAAattgattgagtgtgtgtgtgtgtgtgtgtgtgttttaattattattatttattttatttttttgtgcaggGATGGCCGAGGCACATCAGGCAGTAGCGTTCCAGTTCACTATAACCGCCGAGGGCATAGACCTGCAGCTCTCTCACGAGGCCCTGAGACAGGTTTATCTCTCCGGGCTTCGCTCCTGGAAAAAGCGCGTCATACGCCTCAAGGTACCGCAGATACTCGGACGCAGTCACGTGAAACATTCGgacaaaaacctttaaaaagttCAATCctgtatgtttttattgatcAAGTTTGCGCAAGTGTACATCCCTTACATCCGTTCTACAAagaaacaagtttttttttttttaatttgtaaaaataaacttCTAGTTGAAATTGTAGAATTTTTGTTGAaattctgttttttaaattttttataagaatcgcatttttttaaatcgcatTTTAAAAGGAAAGTTTTAtttgacataaaataaacaaactgcagGATAAGGTTTGAATTTGTAACAAACTTGATGCGAGCTTGTAATTTTAACGTACCCTAAGTGAAAACTTTCCATGTTTATTGTATAATACAAGATTAAATTGATTAtaggagttgttgttgttattgttgttgttgttattattattataataataacatgaaGTAGAAGCAAAtcattgtttgtatttttaactCAAACAAGTgggacaattttttattttttttccccccaggcttttaatttttaaacCCCAACTACGAGCAGTTTAAACTAAACAACAAACAGCAGCAGTTTCCTATCCAAAGCGAGTTTGTTGTAAGGGTGTGTAGTCGTTTATCAGCGTGAGTGTGTTCATTCTTTGCTCCGATTGGTGTGTTCCAAACACACTCACTCCCCCGTCACCTGAAACATTTTCACCTTGATCAAGATGAAGAATAATCAAATCAGGGACCCCATGGCTTGTTAAACTCGCTGCACGTTTCGCTTGTGATTTAAGTTTCTCTTTACcttcatattctctctctctccctctccccgtCTCCGTGTCTGTGCAGAATAATGTGATTACAGGTGTGTATCCTGCGAGCCCATCTTCCTGGCTGTTTGTGGTTATAGCGATCCTGGCCACAATGTACACGCGCTCGGATCCGTCCATGGGCCTCATCGCTAAGATCCAGGAGCACCTGCCGGCCAGGTAaccatctctcgctctctctctctctctctctctctctctctctctctacactgAAGTTTTTATCCAGATTATAATCACTACGAATCCCAATAGGAGCTCGAACCTTTCTGCTCCAGCTGAAGTGAGATTTCCAGTAGTGAGGCGCTCGTGCTGTTAATGAcgagtgtttttattcctctttatatgtttttggtATGCActacataattatatttatacaattgGAATTTCGTACATAGTACGATAGTATGATACATTATAACGCTCTCTATCTcagtctttctccctcttgtcTCTGTCCCCGTAGCGGCTCTTTGAGTCTGCAGTGCCAGACGGTCGTCTCGGCCGTGGTGTTCAGCACTCTGCTGTGGCTGTCCCTCATCTTCACCATGAAGCTATGCCTGAAGCAGCTGCTCTCGTACCATCGCTGGATGTTCGAGCAGCACGGCAACGTGTCCACCACCACCAAGATCTGGGTGGTCCgttcctgtttatttataaataaataaataattatatatcgTCAGCCAGAGGAAATGCTGTTATGTGATTGGTTAGAGGGTGCCTGttactgtttttaaatattgacaGCAATAAATAGTGATCGCTGTAAAGTAGATCTGGTCAGAAACTTTTCTTGTAGCCATGACAACGATCACAAACCATGGTGTTCTGCATGTTCTAGATGTTGGTGAGGATCTTCTCTGGTCGCCAGCCGCTGCTGTATAGTTATCAAGGTTCCCTGCCTAATCTGCCAGTACCTGCTGTCAAAGACACCGTCAAAAGGGTGagtccatcatcatcatcatcatcatcatcaatgctGAATGGCCAAATGAGCATGattttaaaatctctctctgtcttgctgcAGTATTTGGAGTCCGTGCGTCCTCTGATGTCCGACTCGGAGTTTGAGAGGATGGCAACTCTAGCGAGAGATTTTGAGCTCACTCTAGGGAGCCGCCTTCAGTGGTACCTCAAGCTCAAGGCATTGTGGGCCTCCAACTACGTGAGTAAAATTACAGCAAGGCCGACATTCCcttttaatccttttttttttttttttttttggccggACGTCGCACGATCCTCGGCATACGCAGTTACCCAATACTTTCTTCAAGCAACTGCATCGGGTGTAAAATATTCCTGAGTATAGTAAAGTTCAACGTGCAGAACGTTTGCaggacttttattattattttttacaaagagGAGAATTATTCCTTGGGAGCGTTTTTAATCCGTCGCTAAGAACACTGAACCCTGAGCCGTGTCACGAAGTCGCACACCAATCCGTTCAGCTTTCGTGCCAAGTATTTACATCTGCGTAGCATGAAAAATCCAATACGGCTTAACTTTTCATTTTTGCAAGCTTTTATAGCTTTTACTACATGAAATATTGTATGTATGTTGTAATGAGAAACGCATTTCTCTCTCTACTATAATGAatagtttgtaaaataatatatatatgtgtgtattaatTCAATATGTGAGTACTTTGACTCTGAACATTTCTACCTgcaggtaagtgtgtgtgtgtgtgtgtgtctggcagGGGAAAAAATTTTAATGTAAGCTGATTATTGCATTCTGTATTGTAGGCACAAGACTCAAATATcttatgctgtttttttttttttttttttaaataggtaaTAAAAATGctcagtaaaatgtttaacGCTGAAGTCGAATTTTTGGAAAGGCGTTTATAATCCCCTATATTAAGTTTAATATAGTTACAGTTTCCCTGATCCACTTTATCTACGCTTTATCTAATCCAAAGAAACGTACAGCAGGCGTTCCGAGAAACGTATCGAAAGCTTAGAAATGTTTTGGATAGCTTCAGTTGTTGGAAGGTGCAAATATTTGAACTGAGTGAGAACAGGGTAATTCTGTCCGTCTGTCACAGGTGAGTGACTGGTGGGAGGAGTACATCTACCTGAGAGGCCGAGGCCCCATTATGGTGAACAGCAACTACTATGGCATggtgtgtatctctctcacacacacacatacacacacagtggttagACGCAATTGCTTATTCATGCTAATTGCCATTCTGTCACTGGTGATAAAAGTAATGAAATCAACTGGTAACTGAAGTTTATAGACTTAAGGAGCACAACTGAGCTTCTAGTTTACATGTATTGCTAGTTAGTAGTTAATTGATAGTTCGTTATTTAGAAAGCCAGTATGAATGTATACATTGCTGAGTTACAATAGAGTGCAGTCTGTGTTGATATTTGGAGGTGAGAATAtatttgtcttgtttgtttgtttttgtttatttttgtttgtttgttgttctcCATCAGGACTTTATGTTTGTGACCCCGACTCCGATCCAGGCAGCCAGAGCAGGAAACACACTGCACGCTCTCCTCCTGTACCGCAGGAAGCTAAACAAAGAGGAAATCAAACCTGTGAGTCTGCTTGAAACCTGCACCACTTTGTCTCTTAcgtttatttatgtgtgtgtgtgtgtgtgtgtgtgttgtacacaATGGTTGTTGTCAGTTGTTTTCTCAGCTGTGTTCCCATTTTTTGAGTTTGAAATCTcccaccttttctttttttcccccatcacttcattcattcattcattcatgaccTTGCTTTTcctactatctatctatctatctatctcattctctctctctctctctctctctttctgtcccattttctgtttctttcttgctttctccctctctgcccTTCTCCCTCCTCATTTGtcccccgctctctctcccctcctgtCTCTGTATCTATTTCTGCTCTtgatctatctctctctctctctctctctcccctcctatctctgtatctctttctgctcttgatttctctctctctctctctctctctctcactctctctcgctctctctcctcctatctctatctctttctgcTCTTGATGTCtgtcccccccctccctctctctctctctctcagagccGTATCCCTGGCACATTCATTCCTCTGTGTGCAGCTCAGTGTGAGAGGCTTTTCAACACAACACGAACCCCAGGAGAGGAGacaggtaaaacacacactctctgtctcttgctttctctctccctcacacacacacacacacacacacacacacacacacacacacacacaatatgaagGTGTAGGACAATTGCAGtggagacggacagagagagagagacagagttcaCCATCCCCATatgcagaagtgtgtgtgtgtgtgtgtgtggggcgtgTCTGACTTTCTGATTTGTGTGCCTTCCTGCTGAGACCTGATAGCCTCTTGTCTTTCCCTGTTCGTACGTTTTCCTATCATTTCGTCACTTCTTCCGGTCGATTTTATTCTTCATTGCATGCATTGTTTTTCTCTCCGTCGCCATGCGTTcatcttctttttgagccgtttTTTTTATCCTGCATTCTCTCCCAtcatttctccctctctctttctctgatcAGTGGTTGTTGAGGTCCTCTATTCCTTGCTGTTCCTATCAGTATGAGAGGATGTTTGACACTTGTCGCATACCTGGAATTGtgacaggtacacacacactcacaaccagtctacacacactctttaaTTACTAACTGGAGAAAGACGTGTGAAAAAACACAGGCACGCCACCTACTCGGTCACTGTTGCTGACTGTAGACGGTGTTTAAACGTGGCGTAGAGCGGgattaacacacactctaatacTCTAAGTCTCTGCCTACACTggcattccttcaccagcctctcttttattATCTCTCCACGTTAATAAGATCAAATAAAATGCATCTGAGAAACTGTAAAGCCCTTCATTGTGAATGTTATCATTTCACCTCtgagtgacactggagactcattccattaACACCAATGCAATTGCTGCAAAATGTGTCTTGGCTCTAGACACTGAAATGAATGACTTAATTTGTTgataaataacttttataaattaaatctgtattttattCGGAGTATTCACCAGGCGGTTGGTTTATGCATATACAGAGCTCGGTTCCAACAAGCAAACACGACCGACTGAAACATTCCCCTTGATCTCCTGCTGTAGACACAGTGGTGCACTGGAACGACAGCGAGCACGTGGCCGTGTACCACAGGGGGCGATATTTCCGTCTGTGGCTCTATCAGGCAGGCAGGATGCTGACACCGCGCGAGATCGAACAGCAGATCCAGCGTATCCTGGACGACAAGTCTGCCCCAGCACCGGGCGAGGAGAAACTGGCAGCGTTCACTGCAGGGGACAGGTgtgcacactcactcacacacacgcacactcactcacacacacgcacacacacacacacactcatgagaCTCAAGTGGTCATATCACAAGTGGTTAGGTTAGATACTGGGTCTTACacgcacagaggccatgcctcctacACTGAGACTTGGTCACAGGCCACACCTTTGCTGAGACTTGCCACTTGgaccacacctccttcgctGAGACTGACAAgcgcagaggccacgcctccttcgctgaGACTGACAAgcgcagaggccacgcctccttcgctgaGACTGACAAgcgcagaggccacgcctccttcgctgaGACTGACAAgcgcagaggccacgcctccttcgctgaGACTGACAAGCGCAGAGGCCACAATTGAATTGtactaaaatattataaactTTCTTAATCAGTATATCATGCATTTGGAAAATTTGAATCCAGGCCAGCCTCTGATGGCTCCGCCCCCTCGGCCAGTGCGCCACACGGTGCGTAATCTTGCATGTCTCTTTAAATCCATTTCCTAGAATTCCATGGGCTCAAGCCAGGAAGGAGTTCTTCAGCTCTGGCCTCAACAAGAGATCTCTGGACTGCGTCGAGAAAGCCGCGTTCTTCGTCACTCTGGAAGACGAGGAGCAAGGCATGA
This Ictalurus furcatus strain D&B chromosome 1, Billie_1.0, whole genome shotgun sequence DNA region includes the following protein-coding sequences:
- the LOC128604112 gene encoding carnitine O-palmitoyltransferase 1, liver isoform; this translates as MAEAHQAVAFQFTITAEGIDLQLSHEALRQVYLSGLRSWKKRVIRLKNNVITGVYPASPSSWLFVVIAILATMYTRSDPSMGLIAKIQEHLPASGSLSLQCQTVVSAVVFSTLLWLSLIFTMKLCLKQLLSYHRWMFEQHGNVSTTTKIWVMLVRIFSGRQPLLYSYQGSLPNLPVPAVKDTVKRYLESVRPLMSDSEFERMATLARDFELTLGSRLQWYLKLKALWASNYVSDWWEEYIYLRGRGPIMVNSNYYGMDFMFVTPTPIQAARAGNTLHALLLYRRKLNKEEIKPSRIPGTFIPLCAAQCERLFNTTRTPGEETDTVVHWNDSEHVAVYHRGRYFRLWLYQAGRMLTPREIEQQIQRILDDKSAPAPGEEKLAAFTAGDRIPWAQARKEFFSSGLNKRSLDCVEKAAFFVTLEDEEQGMMGDDPAASMDRYAKSLLHGKCYDRWFDKSFTVVVYKNGKNGLNAEHSWADAPIVSHMWEYVLTMDSFQLGYNQEGHCKGDGNPSLPHPQRLSWVIPSQCQERIAHSLSVAQVLADDVDFHVFAFRDFGKGSIKKVRMSPDAFIQLALQLAYYRDRGMFCLTYEASMTRLFREGRTETVRSCSSESCAFVKAFENGEAADTCQRLLRTAAEKHQMLYRLAMTGAGIDRHLFCLYVVSKYLGVESPFLKEVLSEPWRLSTSQTPFQQVELFDLVNHPDYITCGGGFGPVADDGYGVSYSIIGEKIISFHVSSKRSCPQTDCHKFGAQLRKAMLDLLQLMMDDKKEVAQREQNHTAKKEL